The Helianthus annuus cultivar XRQ/B chromosome 16, HanXRQr2.0-SUNRISE, whole genome shotgun sequence genome includes a window with the following:
- the LOC110918796 gene encoding uncharacterized protein LOC110918796 isoform X1: MSVLYMGCSLENDLEMKEGVVIQLKDDSRESINNMMIENVGVNGFDFDTEFDFWPIQHPTEPSHEDRPVQCPMPHSSHLIKDERMQDDGFSDYKKPEAKPVLHRDFKALEATEPIMRMVRKRHHDHTNVFMPLLPTLPAYSYSHEKPVFNKLQQVPKFES, from the exons GAAATGAAAGAAGGGGTGGTGATTCAACTGAAAGATGATAGTAGAGAGAGTATAAACAACATGATGATCGAAAATGTGGGAGTCAACGGTTTTGATTTTGACACTGAGTTTGACTTTTGGCCGATTCAACACCCAACTGAACCGTCTCATGAAGATAGACCGGTCCAGTGTCCCATGCCTCACTCTTCCCACCTTATCAAA GATGAAAGAATGCAAGATGATGGGTTTTCAGATTACAAGAAGCCAGAAGCGAAACCGGTTCTTCACAGAGATTTTAAAGCTCTAGAAGCGACAGAACCGATCATGAGAATGGTCCGCAAAAGGCATCATGATCATACAAATGTCTTCATGCCATTGCTTCCAACTTTGCCTGCGTATTCTTATTCGCACGAAAAACCCGTCTTCAATAAGCTTCAGCAAGTTCCCAAGTTTGAATCTTGA
- the LOC110918796 gene encoding uncharacterized protein LOC110918796 isoform X2, translated as MSILDMGSSFLADLEMKEGVVIQLKDDSRESINNMMIENVGVNGFDFDTEFDFWPIQHPTEPSHEDRPVQCPMPHSSHLIKDERMQDDGFSDYKKPEAKPVLHRDFKALEATEPIMRMVRKRHHDHTNVFMPLLPTLPAYSYSHEKPVFNKLQQVPKFES; from the exons ATGTCAATTCTTGATATGGGTTCTTCTTTTCTGGCTGATCTT GAAATGAAAGAAGGGGTGGTGATTCAACTGAAAGATGATAGTAGAGAGAGTATAAACAACATGATGATCGAAAATGTGGGAGTCAACGGTTTTGATTTTGACACTGAGTTTGACTTTTGGCCGATTCAACACCCAACTGAACCGTCTCATGAAGATAGACCGGTCCAGTGTCCCATGCCTCACTCTTCCCACCTTATCAAA GATGAAAGAATGCAAGATGATGGGTTTTCAGATTACAAGAAGCCAGAAGCGAAACCGGTTCTTCACAGAGATTTTAAAGCTCTAGAAGCGACAGAACCGATCATGAGAATGGTCCGCAAAAGGCATCATGATCATACAAATGTCTTCATGCCATTGCTTCCAACTTTGCCTGCGTATTCTTATTCGCACGAAAAACCCGTCTTCAATAAGCTTCAGCAAGTTCCCAAGTTTGAATCTTGA